From the Paraburkholderia sp. PREW-6R genome, one window contains:
- a CDS encoding GAF domain-containing protein, with the protein MFEVSSNAHLSKAAQYEELVAQARSLLAGEVDWIANAANFSSFVFHSLSDLNWAGFYFHDGKELVVGPFQGKPACVRIPLGKGVCGTAAQTRRTQVVRDVHEFPGHIACDSASQSEIVVPLVSPDGTLIGVWDVDSPVVGRFDEEDAKGMEALCAVFIEAALPHA; encoded by the coding sequence ATGTTCGAAGTCTCCTCCAACGCTCATCTCTCCAAAGCCGCGCAGTACGAAGAACTGGTCGCGCAGGCGCGCTCGCTGCTCGCCGGTGAGGTCGACTGGATCGCCAATGCGGCGAATTTTTCGTCATTCGTGTTTCATTCGCTCAGCGATCTGAACTGGGCCGGGTTCTATTTCCATGACGGCAAGGAACTGGTCGTCGGACCGTTTCAGGGCAAGCCTGCCTGCGTGCGAATTCCGCTTGGCAAAGGCGTATGCGGCACGGCCGCGCAGACGCGTCGGACGCAGGTCGTGCGTGACGTGCACGAATTTCCGGGCCACATCGCGTGCGATTCGGCGTCGCAGTCGGAAATCGTGGTGCCGCTCGTTTCCCCGGATGGCACGCTGATCGGCGTGTGGGACGTGGATAGCCCGGTGGTCGGGCGCTTCGACGAAGAGGACGCGAAGGGCATGGAAGCGCTGTGCGCGGTGTTCATCGAGGCAGCGCTGCCCCACGCGTGA
- a CDS encoding EAL domain-containing protein: MSETGAMHDHFYAEAHICHAALAAAPYGMFICNAEGTFEAVNAAFEKLTGFTAHELVGRRTITSLHDPAELARRAGELPPLATVTSRYEGEWTYLRRGGPRIRVVVALAPFAADALRSSPTGCRPARYVGTAIDMTRYAQSEARLWYVAHHDGVTRLPNQTLFTERLELMITRCQRNRCGFTVLVAELDHLRKLRDALGLHAAELVLQIVGERLRSLFPNDGTIASLGGTQFALLINETGAAADAFAAEALGRIAEAIDYAGTPLNITASIGIVAYPADGGDAPTLMRRAGVALSAASAVSGNAVRRFSTALEGQAARRFELETLLREAVERQQLHLVYQPQVTLADGRIAQVEALLRWDHPQRGCISPAEFVPVAEEAGLIDPIGEWVIRTACRDAGKLLRLTGTLPRFAVNVSPQQFQKQNLFETIREALEDAALHPSYLEVEITEGALLGDTEQALHTLHRLRELGVEVAVDDFGTGYSSLAYLTRFPLNRLKIDRSFVVRMGSDAQCAALVGAIIAMAHALKLRVTAEGVETAGQAAQLEALGCDEAQGFWFSRPLTVAALRNLLRPLGWP, from the coding sequence ATGTCAGAGACCGGCGCGATGCACGATCACTTTTACGCCGAAGCGCACATATGCCACGCGGCGCTAGCGGCAGCGCCGTATGGCATGTTCATCTGCAATGCGGAGGGCACGTTCGAGGCGGTCAACGCCGCGTTCGAAAAGCTGACCGGCTTCACGGCTCACGAACTGGTCGGCCGGCGCACTATTACGTCGCTGCACGATCCCGCGGAACTCGCGCGGCGCGCCGGTGAGTTGCCGCCGCTTGCCACGGTGACGTCGCGCTACGAAGGCGAATGGACCTATCTGCGGCGCGGCGGCCCGCGTATCCGCGTGGTGGTAGCGCTCGCGCCGTTCGCTGCCGACGCCCTGCGCTCCAGCCCAACGGGTTGCCGACCCGCTCGCTACGTGGGCACCGCAATCGATATGACGCGGTATGCGCAATCCGAGGCGCGCCTCTGGTATGTCGCTCATCACGACGGCGTCACCCGTCTGCCGAATCAGACGCTCTTCACCGAACGCCTCGAACTGATGATCACGCGCTGTCAGCGCAATCGCTGCGGCTTTACCGTGCTGGTCGCCGAACTCGACCATCTGCGCAAGCTGCGCGACGCGCTCGGTCTGCATGCGGCCGAGCTCGTGCTGCAGATCGTCGGCGAGCGCCTGCGCAGTCTTTTTCCGAACGACGGCACCATCGCGTCGCTCGGCGGCACACAGTTCGCGCTGCTTATCAACGAAACCGGCGCGGCGGCGGACGCGTTCGCCGCGGAAGCGCTCGGTCGCATCGCCGAAGCGATCGATTACGCCGGCACGCCGCTGAATATCACCGCGAGCATAGGCATCGTCGCCTATCCAGCCGACGGCGGCGACGCGCCCACGCTGATGCGGCGCGCGGGTGTCGCGCTGTCCGCGGCGTCGGCGGTAAGCGGCAATGCTGTCAGGCGCTTTTCCACTGCGCTCGAAGGTCAGGCGGCGCGGCGCTTCGAACTGGAAACCCTGCTGCGCGAGGCCGTCGAGCGTCAGCAGCTGCATCTGGTCTATCAGCCGCAAGTGACGCTTGCCGATGGACGTATTGCGCAAGTCGAGGCGCTGTTACGCTGGGATCATCCGCAACGTGGTTGCATCAGTCCGGCGGAGTTCGTGCCGGTCGCTGAAGAGGCGGGTCTGATCGACCCGATCGGCGAATGGGTGATTCGCACCGCCTGTCGTGACGCCGGCAAATTGCTGCGGCTGACCGGCACGTTGCCGCGCTTCGCCGTGAACGTGTCGCCGCAACAATTCCAGAAGCAGAATCTGTTTGAAACGATCCGCGAAGCGCTCGAAGATGCGGCGCTCCATCCGTCCTATCTCGAAGTGGAAATCACTGAAGGCGCGTTGCTCGGCGATACCGAGCAGGCGTTACACACGCTGCATCGGCTGCGCGAGCTGGGCGTGGAAGTCGCCGTGGACGACTTCGGTACCGGCTATTCGAGCCTTGCCTACCTCACGCGCTTTCCATTGAACCGGCTCAAGATCGACCGCTCATTCGTCGTGCGCATGGGCAGCGATGCACAGTGCGCGGCGCTGGTCGGCGCAATCATCGCGATGGCGCACGCGCTCAAGCTGCGGGTGACGGCGGAGGGCGTCGAAACCGCCGGGCAGGCCGCACAGCTCGAAGCGCTGGGTTGCGACGAGGCACAAGGCTTCTGGTTCTCGCGCCCGCTGACGGTGGCCGCGCTGCGCAATCTTCTCAGGCCGCTCGGCTGGCCCTGA
- a CDS encoding DUF2945 domain-containing protein — translation MSEHFKVHDRVSWNTPQGMTHGKVVRVISTHTTVDGHAVAASKDEPQYEVESEKSGKHAVHRANALHRLKD, via the coding sequence ATGAGTGAGCATTTTAAAGTCCATGACCGCGTCAGCTGGAACACACCGCAAGGCATGACACACGGCAAGGTGGTGCGTGTCATTTCTACTCACACAACGGTGGACGGCCACGCTGTCGCCGCCTCCAAGGACGAACCGCAATACGAGGTGGAAAGCGAGAAAAGCGGCAAGCACGCGGTGCATCGAGCCAACGCGCTCCACCGTCTTAAGGATTGA
- a CDS encoding mechanosensitive ion channel family protein, which produces MNDNFSRLLHFQPSLLVSLTHDVLHIVLAVAIIVVGWWVSNRVGVMFAKALARTHADPTLAPMLAAMGTWAVRVLAFVAALSEIGIATASVLAVLGAAGLAIGLALQGTLQNIAAGMMLLMLRPFRVGDVIEGSGAAAGIVREVGLFTTRIERSDGNAVFVPNSQIWSNPVINYSSGGTQRIEVEVGLAQRKDVDAAMGELKKLVADEPRVLTGSTLAPVISVADYPDDGGATLRIAAWVRSPDASLTSGDLHERAQAALEQAGCAVAA; this is translated from the coding sequence ATGAACGATAACTTTTCTCGTCTGTTGCATTTCCAGCCGTCGCTACTGGTGAGCCTCACGCACGACGTGCTGCACATCGTTCTTGCTGTCGCCATCATCGTGGTGGGGTGGTGGGTGTCGAATCGCGTGGGCGTGATGTTTGCCAAGGCGCTGGCGCGCACGCATGCGGATCCGACGCTTGCGCCAATGCTCGCCGCGATGGGCACCTGGGCGGTGCGAGTGCTTGCGTTTGTGGCGGCGCTTAGCGAAATCGGCATCGCAACGGCCAGCGTGCTGGCCGTGCTCGGCGCGGCAGGTCTGGCCATCGGTCTCGCGCTGCAGGGCACGCTGCAAAATATCGCAGCCGGCATGATGCTGCTGATGCTGCGGCCGTTCCGTGTCGGCGACGTGATCGAGGGCAGCGGCGCGGCCGCCGGTATCGTGCGCGAGGTGGGCCTGTTCACCACGCGCATCGAACGTAGCGACGGCAACGCCGTGTTCGTCCCGAACAGCCAGATCTGGAGCAACCCGGTGATCAACTACAGCAGCGGTGGCACGCAGCGCATCGAGGTGGAGGTGGGTCTCGCGCAGCGCAAGGACGTCGACGCCGCAATGGGTGAGCTGAAGAAGCTGGTCGCCGACGAGCCGCGCGTGTTGACGGGCTCGACGCTGGCACCGGTTATCAGCGTGGCGGACTACCCGGACGATGGCGGCGCGACCTTGCGCATCGCCGCGTGGGTGCGCTCACCGGACGCGTCGTTGACGAGCGGCGATCTGCACGAACGCGCCCAGGCTGCGCTCGAGCAGGCCGGCTGTGCGGTGGCGGCCTAG
- a CDS encoding biliverdin-producing heme oxygenase, with protein MFNPIRLIDTSATAGRSTGEEGGVSGEAPQAAHVLAAVRASTARRHELLHEIMPLSVDSVELHDYLAHLVILRHWLEPLEPWLASFDDGPQAPAHRAARVASDRDAHSFADSTAARSPVIPHANPAAQGMTRLALIAADLAHESVSARERADLVSLVSAARGWSGVESAAYRWGVCYVIEGSQLGGAVLYAKLKDRLAPHPLGYLSAGRASLGPRWQAFVRAMCDEVQGAAGVEEACRGAADAFDRLIELAGTAPRATRAICASAD; from the coding sequence ATGTTCAACCCAATTCGCTTGATCGACACATCTGCAACCGCCGGCCGTTCTACGGGTGAAGAGGGCGGCGTATCTGGCGAAGCGCCTCAGGCTGCGCACGTCCTCGCGGCGGTGCGCGCGTCCACCGCGCGACGCCACGAACTGCTGCATGAAATCATGCCGCTGTCGGTCGACAGCGTCGAACTGCACGACTACCTCGCCCACCTCGTCATTCTGCGCCACTGGCTCGAGCCGCTCGAACCGTGGCTCGCTAGTTTCGACGACGGGCCGCAAGCGCCCGCGCATCGTGCGGCACGGGTCGCTTCTGACCGGGATGCTCATTCGTTCGCTGATTCGACTGCCGCTCGCTCGCCGGTCATTCCGCATGCGAACCCGGCTGCGCAAGGCATGACCCGACTCGCATTGATCGCCGCCGATCTGGCCCACGAGTCGGTCAGTGCGCGCGAGCGTGCTGACCTTGTGTCGTTGGTCAGCGCTGCGCGTGGGTGGAGCGGCGTCGAAAGCGCGGCATACCGCTGGGGCGTCTGCTACGTGATCGAAGGTTCCCAGTTGGGCGGCGCGGTGCTCTACGCGAAGCTGAAAGACCGTCTCGCGCCGCATCCGCTTGGCTATCTGAGCGCCGGCCGGGCCTCGCTCGGTCCGCGTTGGCAGGCGTTCGTGCGCGCGATGTGTGATGAAGTGCAAGGGGCTGCCGGCGTCGAGGAAGCGTGCCGCGGCGCGGCCGACGCGTTCGACCGCCTGATCGAACTGGCCGGGACGGCGCCGCGCGCGACGCGCGCGATCTGCGCGAGCGCGGACTGA
- a CDS encoding ATP-binding protein codes for MDSRHHDPSMASHEFDAAIAFESLPEAYLILNRRYEILLANARYLDLIGQSLSDLRGKSILDVNQFGTAEQRDARRAWLMTALRDLTVGESKWSPLFRYEMPDRRHDEPDADDPSGERVARYWKIKASLLGSRHGQGGNIALRVSEVTERVSDYEREQRERAKLRSQAQLRQLLADEAKAQLRDSQERFQFALAFSQLGAWELDPGSGVIECTDQCKTNLGLGPTSTLTEQRLFEEIVHPEDRARLRDAMKQAFAGQDHFEVDFRIGWASGSIRWILVRGVGRFLPDGELSSVIGFTLDITARKEAELEQREIAASEKRAREHSERLTMAMDHFVTTVSHELRSPLSAIMSWTDLLQRAADPSHVARATGVISRNARQLSHMVDDLLDSGAIVTGKLSVNLKPVDLGALAGIVAEDMRMHAEAKGLQLIADDLASATVLADESRMKQVVWNLVSNAVKFTPQGAVELTVRAVGERVELAVRDTGMGLDRESLGRVFERFQQFGADGSGRVAGLGLGLWLVKNLVDLHRGTISAESPGPGQGATFRVTLPAYH; via the coding sequence ATGGACAGCCGCCATCACGATCCGTCAATGGCCTCGCACGAATTCGATGCGGCGATCGCGTTCGAATCGCTACCCGAGGCCTATCTGATTCTCAACCGCCGTTACGAGATCCTGCTTGCCAATGCGCGCTATCTCGATCTGATAGGCCAGTCGCTGAGCGACCTGCGCGGCAAGTCGATCCTCGACGTCAACCAGTTCGGCACCGCCGAGCAGCGCGACGCACGTCGCGCGTGGCTGATGACCGCGTTGCGTGACCTCACGGTCGGTGAATCGAAATGGTCGCCGCTGTTTCGCTACGAAATGCCGGACCGCCGTCACGACGAACCCGATGCGGACGACCCGTCTGGCGAGCGCGTTGCCCGTTACTGGAAAATCAAGGCAAGCCTCCTGGGCTCGCGGCACGGTCAGGGCGGCAATATCGCGCTGCGTGTGAGCGAAGTTACCGAGCGCGTGTCCGACTACGAACGCGAACAGCGCGAGCGGGCCAAGCTGCGCTCGCAGGCGCAATTGCGCCAGCTGCTCGCGGACGAAGCGAAGGCGCAGTTGCGCGACAGTCAGGAGCGCTTCCAGTTCGCACTTGCGTTCTCGCAACTCGGCGCGTGGGAACTCGATCCGGGCAGCGGTGTGATCGAATGCACGGATCAGTGCAAGACCAACCTTGGCCTGGGACCGACGTCGACGCTCACGGAGCAGCGGCTTTTCGAAGAGATCGTGCATCCGGAAGACCGTGCCCGTCTTCGCGACGCGATGAAGCAGGCGTTTGCCGGTCAGGATCATTTCGAAGTCGATTTCCGCATTGGCTGGGCGAGCGGCTCGATCCGCTGGATTCTGGTGCGCGGTGTCGGGCGCTTCTTGCCGGATGGAGAGTTGAGTTCGGTGATCGGCTTTACGCTCGACATCACCGCGCGCAAGGAGGCGGAACTCGAACAGCGCGAAATCGCCGCCTCCGAAAAGCGCGCGCGCGAGCATAGCGAGCGGCTCACGATGGCAATGGACCACTTCGTCACGACGGTCAGCCACGAGTTGCGCTCACCGCTTTCGGCGATCATGTCGTGGACCGACCTGCTGCAGCGCGCGGCCGACCCGTCGCATGTCGCGCGCGCCACCGGCGTCATCAGCCGCAACGCGCGCCAGCTTTCGCACATGGTCGACGATCTGCTCGACAGCGGTGCGATCGTCACCGGCAAACTCTCGGTCAATCTGAAGCCGGTCGATCTGGGCGCGCTTGCCGGGATCGTCGCTGAAGACATGCGCATGCATGCCGAAGCGAAAGGTCTTCAACTGATTGCGGACGATCTCGCGTCCGCTACCGTGCTCGCCGACGAAAGCCGGATGAAGCAGGTCGTGTGGAACCTGGTGTCGAACGCGGTCAAGTTTACGCCGCAGGGCGCGGTGGAACTGACGGTGCGCGCCGTCGGCGAACGGGTCGAACTGGCTGTGCGCGACACAGGCATGGGGCTCGATCGTGAATCGCTGGGACGCGTTTTTGAGCGCTTCCAGCAGTTCGGCGCTGACGGTTCAGGCCGGGTGGCCGGCCTCGGTCTGGGATTGTGGCTGGTGAAGAATCTGGTGGATCTGCATCGCGGCACGATCAGCGCCGAGAGTCCAGGGCCGGGGCAGGGCGCAACGTTTCGCGTCACGTTGCCGGCGTATCACTAG
- a CDS encoding response regulator yields the protein MLRPILLVEDNPNDVELTLIALEKTRLANPVVSLRDGEEALQYLRREGPWADRAEENPAVILLDKKLPKIDGHEVLKAVRGDDKLKRIPVVMLTSSREETDLLRSYDLGVNAYVVKPVAFDDFMAAINDLGMFWAVLNEPPPYPR from the coding sequence GTGTTGAGACCCATCCTGCTGGTGGAAGACAATCCGAACGACGTCGAACTCACGCTGATCGCGCTGGAAAAAACGCGTTTGGCCAACCCGGTCGTGTCATTGCGCGACGGCGAAGAGGCGTTGCAATACCTGCGCCGGGAAGGACCGTGGGCAGACCGCGCGGAAGAAAACCCGGCGGTGATTCTGCTCGACAAGAAGCTGCCGAAGATCGACGGCCACGAGGTACTCAAAGCCGTACGCGGCGACGACAAACTCAAGCGGATTCCGGTGGTGATGCTGACTTCGTCGCGGGAAGAAACCGATCTGCTGCGCAGCTATGATCTCGGCGTGAATGCCTATGTGGTGAAGCCCGTCGCGTTTGACGACTTCATGGCCGCCATCAACGACCTGGGCATGTTCTGGGCCGTGTTGAACGAGCCGCCGCCTTATCCGCGTTAA